In Desulfosediminicola ganghwensis, a single window of DNA contains:
- a CDS encoding neutral zinc metallopeptidase, giving the protein MRWRSSRRSSNIEDKRGFRASKRVKGGGIGILLLALVALYFGVDPALILQQGAQLTGETTMEKTDYQPTPQEQELADFVSVVLADTEDTWQKIFSAGDASYAEPKLVLFSGQVQSACGFAQAAMGPFYCPGDQKVYIDLSFYQDLKNSLGAPGDFAQAYVIAHEVGHHVQNLLGISDQVHQMRQQLSETEYNQLSVRIELQADCFSGIWTNHANEARQILEQGDIEEALNAASAIGDDRLQKQARGYVTPDSFTHGSSEQRVRWFKTGLKSGDLQSCDTFSAQSL; this is encoded by the coding sequence ATGCGTTGGAGAAGCAGCCGCAGGAGCAGTAATATTGAAGACAAAAGAGGTTTCCGGGCCTCTAAAAGAGTTAAAGGCGGTGGCATCGGTATTCTCTTGCTTGCCCTGGTGGCTCTCTATTTCGGTGTCGACCCGGCACTCATTCTGCAACAGGGGGCTCAACTCACCGGCGAGACTACAATGGAAAAGACTGATTATCAGCCAACACCGCAAGAACAGGAGTTAGCCGATTTCGTTTCTGTGGTACTGGCGGATACTGAGGACACCTGGCAGAAGATCTTTTCTGCAGGTGATGCAAGCTATGCGGAACCAAAGCTGGTGCTGTTTTCAGGCCAGGTTCAATCTGCCTGCGGTTTCGCCCAGGCTGCCATGGGTCCCTTTTACTGTCCCGGAGATCAAAAAGTCTATATCGACCTCAGCTTTTATCAGGATTTGAAAAATAGTCTGGGAGCCCCCGGGGATTTTGCCCAGGCTTATGTAATTGCCCATGAAGTCGGTCACCATGTTCAAAACCTGCTGGGCATCAGTGATCAAGTTCACCAGATGCGGCAACAACTCTCCGAGACTGAATACAATCAGCTTTCGGTACGAATCGAATTACAGGCAGACTGCTTCTCTGGCATCTGGACTAATCACGCCAACGAGGCTCGGCAGATTCTTGAGCAGGGAGATATTGAGGAAGCCCTGAACGCGGCCTCGGCCATTGGAGACGACCGCCTCCAGAAACAGGCCCGCGGCTACGTAACTCCTGATTCATTTACCCACGGTTCCTCTGAACAACGGGTGCGCTGGTTCAAGACCGGCCTTAAAAGTGGAGACCTGCAGAGTTGCGACACGTTTTCAGCCCAGAGCCTGTAG
- a CDS encoding beta-ketoacyl synthase N-terminal-like domain-containing protein: MRKTVITAGNILTPLGDLDSTWQGLLAGRSGLRVQGLGAGGMNFPLGFIEGLEGDVGSLGRQESLFSHLVEQMPKIPSSTALFCATTKAAVDELSLETEAAEGQPWQIAESLAQRLGICGEVKTVSAACVSSLVAMIQGAMAIQSGKCDRALVIGFDLLSEFVVSGFASLKGLSQELPKPYDKERSGLALADGAGWALLAAEEVLGDDEERLACMENWGMSCDATHITAPCRNGSGLGRLLEQITNQCVVKIGGINGHGTATVYNDAMELVAFGRLTENTIPLCSVKGSLGHSLAAAGIIEAMLSVKSLKHQLLPPTVGLKEPEETCLRLSGLKPLPLLYPSVLTCNSGFGGINAGLLLTPA, from the coding sequence ATGCGCAAGACAGTTATCACGGCAGGAAATATTCTGACTCCCCTGGGGGATCTTGACAGTACATGGCAGGGATTGCTCGCTGGCAGGAGCGGACTTCGTGTTCAGGGCTTAGGCGCAGGAGGAATGAACTTTCCCCTCGGCTTTATTGAAGGGTTGGAAGGGGACGTTGGCAGTCTTGGAAGGCAGGAGAGTTTATTTTCTCATCTGGTAGAGCAAATGCCGAAGATACCTTCGTCAACCGCCCTGTTTTGTGCCACGACCAAAGCCGCAGTAGATGAATTATCGCTAGAGACTGAGGCTGCTGAAGGGCAACCCTGGCAGATTGCCGAATCCCTTGCACAACGGTTGGGGATTTGTGGTGAAGTCAAAACAGTGAGTGCAGCATGTGTGTCCAGCCTGGTGGCAATGATTCAGGGGGCAATGGCAATTCAGTCCGGGAAATGCGACCGGGCACTCGTTATTGGTTTTGATCTGCTGTCGGAGTTTGTGGTATCAGGCTTTGCAAGTTTGAAGGGACTCTCACAGGAGTTGCCGAAACCCTATGACAAAGAGCGTTCAGGGCTTGCTCTTGCCGATGGCGCCGGGTGGGCTCTGCTGGCGGCTGAAGAGGTTTTGGGGGATGATGAAGAACGCCTGGCATGTATGGAAAATTGGGGTATGAGTTGCGATGCCACCCATATCACGGCTCCATGCCGAAATGGAAGCGGACTCGGCAGACTTCTGGAGCAGATTACCAACCAGTGTGTGGTAAAGATTGGTGGTATCAACGGTCACGGCACAGCGACTGTGTATAATGATGCCATGGAGTTAGTGGCGTTTGGGCGGCTGACGGAGAATACAATACCTCTCTGCTCTGTGAAGGGTAGCCTGGGCCACAGCCTTGCTGCCGCCGGTATTATCGAGGCCATGCTCAGTGTAAAGAGCCTCAAGCACCAGCTTCTACCACCCACGGTAGGCCTTAAGGAACCGGAGGAGACCTGTCTGCGACTGTCTGGGCTCAAACCTCTGCCGTTACTCTACCCGTCGGTGTTAACCTGTAATTCAGGATTCGGTGGCATCAACGCCGGGCTGTTGTTGACACCGGCTTAA
- a CDS encoding acyl-CoA thioesterase, which yields MRSKKSYFPVDTTAPSTLVASIERRVRFEEVDTLRMVWHGRYPSYLEDGRIAFGDKYGLSYQAFIQHQTAAPVVQMHLDYLLPLRFDELFTIEAALHWTDSARLNFSYRLINDEGQTTAKGYTVQLLTDTRGEMLLIVPEWIKEFRDRWQAGEWHR from the coding sequence ATGCGATCAAAAAAAAGTTATTTTCCGGTGGATACGACAGCTCCATCGACTCTGGTAGCGAGTATTGAGCGCCGGGTGCGTTTTGAAGAGGTGGATACCCTGAGGATGGTCTGGCATGGGAGGTATCCAAGTTATCTCGAAGATGGACGAATTGCTTTTGGTGACAAGTACGGTTTGTCATACCAGGCGTTTATTCAACATCAGACAGCCGCCCCGGTAGTACAGATGCATCTGGATTATTTACTGCCCCTGCGGTTTGACGAACTGTTCACCATCGAAGCGGCTTTACACTGGACAGATTCAGCTCGTCTGAACTTTTCGTACAGGTTGATCAATGATGAGGGGCAAACAACGGCCAAGGGCTATACCGTGCAACTGCTCACCGATACTCGTGGTGAAATGTTACTAATAGTTCCGGAGTGGATCAAAGAATTTCGCGATCGCTGGCAGGCAGGGGAGTGGCATAGATAA
- a CDS encoding beta-hydroxyacyl-ACP dehydratase: MSGSFENLYESIRNSCQNCSIIKQDEHEVQAEGLFCFERDFSGFKGHFPGMPILPAMVQIAAVRCLAELLLLCEVHPIRYRKTKFRGVVRPEERISIHLRMLRNEQDPNVWSFEFSLKNELGEVLATGQGELAEKEVSVTSSAI; the protein is encoded by the coding sequence ATGAGTGGTAGTTTTGAAAACCTGTATGAGTCGATCCGTAATTCCTGTCAGAACTGCTCCATAATAAAGCAGGATGAGCACGAAGTGCAGGCGGAGGGCCTCTTTTGCTTTGAGAGGGATTTTTCCGGATTTAAGGGACATTTTCCGGGAATGCCCATTTTGCCAGCGATGGTGCAGATAGCGGCGGTGCGATGCCTGGCGGAATTGCTGTTGCTGTGTGAGGTTCATCCGATACGTTACAGGAAGACCAAATTTCGTGGCGTGGTCAGGCCTGAAGAGCGTATCTCCATTCATTTGCGGATGCTCAGGAATGAGCAGGATCCCAACGTGTGGTCGTTCGAATTTTCACTTAAAAATGAGCTGGGTGAGGTTCTGGCTACCGGTCAGGGTGAGCTGGCGGAGAAAGAGGTTTCAGTAACCTCCAGCGCGATTTAG
- a CDS encoding MMPL family transporter, with the protein MTKGSRCTRWLLVLSVVFAACWYALQLSVRDDALDLLPDGQVRHDVELLQTIGLVDRIFITFSAEPGRFASPQLAGAALKSSVSSLGERLTADDDFGNVLYRFPDGYQQQLYQTLQPYLPVLLTDDDYQTVADKITPEAIQEALKNNFLLLNTPAGMGMKDLIAADPLGLMPVLLRKLQNFRSGYSMQLDDGFLVSPDQKNFLVLAESQKKLTDSGNAEAIQKKLNTILAEVLLPGIKAEIIGTLPHTLANSRSIKHDLRVLLPAASFLLVVLLGGVLRDIRILVVFAVPFLGAPPAIAITSGIYGSISGMALGFGIVILGIAVDFSVHLFLALREGKNRAEAMRAIRRPMIFATMTTLAVLCVLLFSDVPSHRQMATLAISGVVFAVGFAWLLIPTVVNFGQGEEKTASSMQGTLLPEYLQRLPGTNGGRIILVLWAGLIVCGVFSWPMLNYNADLRSLDVPNDEIIVSERHFSNVWGGGGEQAFLVSSGANLDQAVDTNDRVFHFLDEHGIEIHQTLAAILPGPQQQRQNLTAWQAFWQERGESFPKDFSHASSGYGFSDRAFQPFLQSLGGNPGIFTAEKLEGTVLGSMAGSMIRGGDKGDDTRVLTIVSFTEESQQWLRLLATENPDVAVLANPIWRSEAERMLKTDIVVLSAIAGCLVVLLVAVQFRNLRAIVAVLAPVVSALAAMSLFCRLTGQELNMMHLIMGILVIGLAVDYGIFVVCARLSQTAESAYLAVTICAASSLIGFGVLAFASHPALSSLGITVLVGIGVACPVALLVSYQLAAPEKNGGPGVAATD; encoded by the coding sequence ATGACTAAAGGTTCGCGCTGTACCCGGTGGCTGCTGGTTCTGTCGGTGGTGTTTGCTGCCTGCTGGTATGCACTGCAGCTTTCCGTGCGGGATGATGCACTGGATCTGCTGCCTGACGGCCAGGTTCGTCATGACGTGGAACTTCTCCAGACGATAGGTCTTGTCGACAGGATCTTTATCACCTTTTCGGCAGAGCCTGGCCGCTTTGCCTCACCGCAGCTTGCCGGCGCTGCATTGAAGAGCAGCGTCTCGTCTTTAGGGGAACGGTTGACCGCAGATGATGACTTCGGCAATGTGCTCTATCGCTTTCCGGATGGGTATCAGCAGCAACTCTACCAGACACTGCAGCCCTATTTGCCGGTTCTGCTGACCGACGATGATTATCAGACAGTAGCTGATAAAATTACACCTGAGGCCATTCAAGAGGCTTTAAAGAACAATTTCCTGCTGCTGAACACGCCCGCAGGAATGGGAATGAAAGACCTGATTGCAGCCGATCCTTTGGGATTAATGCCGGTTTTGCTCCGTAAACTGCAGAACTTTCGTTCAGGTTACTCGATGCAGCTCGATGATGGTTTCCTGGTAAGTCCCGACCAGAAGAACTTTCTGGTGCTGGCCGAGAGTCAGAAGAAACTCACCGACTCCGGTAACGCCGAAGCGATTCAGAAAAAACTCAATACCATTTTAGCGGAGGTATTGCTTCCTGGTATCAAGGCTGAAATAATTGGTACTTTGCCGCACACTCTGGCAAACAGCAGATCAATAAAACATGATTTGCGGGTACTCCTGCCTGCCGCGTCTTTCCTGCTTGTTGTGTTGCTTGGCGGGGTGCTGCGCGACATCAGGATACTGGTGGTCTTTGCGGTACCATTTCTCGGTGCGCCCCCGGCTATTGCCATTACTTCGGGCATATATGGCAGCATAAGCGGAATGGCTCTTGGATTTGGCATTGTGATATTGGGGATAGCCGTGGATTTCTCAGTCCATCTCTTTCTCGCGCTCCGTGAAGGCAAAAACAGGGCTGAGGCGATGCGTGCCATACGCAGGCCCATGATTTTCGCGACCATGACAACGTTGGCAGTGCTCTGTGTGTTGCTGTTCTCAGATGTGCCATCCCATCGGCAGATGGCGACTTTGGCAATTTCAGGCGTTGTCTTTGCGGTGGGTTTTGCCTGGTTGCTTATTCCAACCGTTGTCAATTTTGGCCAAGGTGAAGAAAAGACTGCATCCTCGATGCAAGGCACTCTGTTACCCGAATACCTTCAACGGCTCCCGGGGACCAATGGCGGTAGAATAATTCTTGTTCTCTGGGCGGGGTTGATCGTTTGCGGAGTATTCAGTTGGCCAATGCTGAACTACAACGCGGATCTCCGTTCCCTTGATGTGCCAAATGATGAAATCATTGTTTCAGAGCGCCACTTTTCCAATGTCTGGGGTGGAGGAGGTGAGCAGGCATTTCTTGTAAGTTCCGGTGCGAACCTGGACCAGGCTGTCGATACTAATGATCGTGTTTTTCACTTTCTTGATGAGCATGGAATAGAAATTCATCAGACCTTGGCAGCTATCCTGCCCGGCCCACAGCAGCAGAGGCAAAACCTTACTGCCTGGCAGGCATTCTGGCAGGAAAGAGGCGAATCATTTCCCAAGGATTTCAGCCATGCCTCATCCGGTTATGGGTTTTCAGACAGGGCTTTTCAACCATTTTTGCAAAGTCTTGGTGGCAATCCCGGTATCTTTACAGCTGAAAAGCTCGAAGGCACTGTGCTTGGTTCAATGGCAGGCAGCATGATTCGTGGTGGGGATAAGGGCGATGATACACGTGTTCTCACCATAGTGTCCTTCACTGAGGAAAGTCAGCAGTGGCTGCGACTTCTGGCGACGGAAAACCCCGATGTGGCGGTATTGGCCAATCCCATCTGGCGGTCCGAAGCTGAGCGGATGTTGAAGACTGATATCGTGGTACTTTCAGCCATTGCCGGATGTCTGGTGGTGTTGCTGGTGGCAGTGCAGTTCAGAAATCTACGGGCAATTGTTGCTGTGCTGGCACCTGTGGTCTCGGCGTTGGCTGCTATGTCGCTATTTTGCCGGCTTACGGGGCAGGAACTGAACATGATGCATCTCATCATGGGGATACTGGTCATCGGCTTAGCCGTTGATTATGGTATTTTTGTTGTCTGTGCCCGCCTCAGCCAAACTGCTGAATCAGCATACCTCGCGGTTACGATTTGTGCGGCGAGTTCATTGATCGGGTTTGGCGTCCTGGCATTTGCGAGTCATCCGGCGCTTTCTTCGCTGGGAATCACCGTGTTGGTCGGAATAGGTGTAGCGTGTCCGGTTGCGCTCCTGGTCAGTTACCAGCTGGCTGCCCCTGAAAAAAATGGCGGACCGGGAGTCGCCGCAACTGATTAA
- a CDS encoding LolA family protein — MVTGIRTGTLQLFLAAIFVLASAGYGKAAQSAEMQDFLNRVQAASDGVTSFYSEFTQEKHLAMFDTPVQFSGRLAIIRPDKLRWEFVQPVPSVLIFNGDKGLRCSDQAAPEYFSLKTDPVMRLVAEQLWYWMGGNYQQMSDRYNLTYEPPATLGVAPKDKKEAEYLKGVKISFEPDTLQPQQVEIYEGGNDTTRMVFLEPLLNSDLPDEYFNECSAGLNDLSRAGSGGSND, encoded by the coding sequence ATGGTAACAGGGATAAGGACCGGCACGTTGCAACTATTTCTTGCGGCTATTTTTGTACTAGCGTCGGCTGGTTACGGCAAGGCGGCACAGTCTGCTGAGATGCAGGATTTTCTGAATCGCGTGCAGGCCGCATCTGATGGGGTCACCTCATTTTACAGCGAATTTACCCAGGAAAAACATCTGGCCATGTTCGACACACCGGTACAATTTTCCGGTCGGCTGGCGATTATCCGGCCTGATAAGCTCCGCTGGGAGTTTGTTCAGCCTGTACCATCTGTGCTGATATTTAATGGTGACAAGGGGCTTCGGTGCAGCGACCAGGCCGCACCTGAATATTTTTCCCTGAAGACCGATCCCGTCATGCGCCTGGTTGCAGAACAGCTGTGGTACTGGATGGGCGGGAATTACCAGCAGATGTCCGACCGCTATAATCTTACCTATGAGCCGCCAGCCACTCTTGGGGTGGCCCCGAAAGATAAAAAAGAAGCGGAGTACCTGAAAGGGGTGAAGATCAGTTTCGAGCCGGACACTCTGCAGCCTCAGCAGGTTGAGATTTATGAGGGGGGCAATGATACAACCAGAATGGTTTTTCTTGAACCCCTGTTAAACAGCGATCTGCCGGATGAGTACTTCAACGAATGCAGTGCAGGTTTAAACGACCTCAGCAGGGCAGGCAGTGGCGGCAGCAATGACTAA
- the fabG gene encoding 3-oxoacyl-ACP reductase FabG — protein sequence MAKETKTVFISGASRGIGAGIARRLAAEGFDIWLNYRSSEEKAREVQAEIEELGRVCRLLPFDVADDAAARKVLEPLLDEHVPFGMVHNAGITRDTLLPLMRTDEWRDVIDVHLNSFFILGRLFSKAMLPKRQGRIISLASISGETGQAGQVNYSAAKAGLIGASKALARELARRNILVNVVSPGLIETEMIDDLPLDKILPMIPMGRVGTVEEVSGVVRFLLSDEASYMTGQVLSVNGGMYM from the coding sequence ATGGCCAAGGAAACGAAAACTGTATTTATCAGCGGTGCAAGCCGTGGTATCGGCGCCGGGATTGCGCGCAGACTGGCCGCTGAAGGTTTTGACATCTGGTTGAATTACAGGAGTTCAGAAGAAAAAGCCAGGGAAGTCCAGGCGGAGATTGAAGAACTTGGGCGGGTCTGCCGTCTCCTGCCCTTTGATGTCGCTGATGATGCCGCAGCCCGGAAAGTACTGGAACCGCTGCTTGATGAGCATGTGCCATTCGGTATGGTGCACAATGCAGGCATTACCCGGGATACCCTGTTGCCGCTCATGCGCACCGACGAGTGGAGGGATGTGATTGATGTGCATCTGAACTCATTTTTTATTCTCGGCCGGCTTTTTTCCAAAGCCATGCTTCCCAAACGTCAGGGACGCATTATCTCGCTCGCTTCCATCTCCGGAGAAACAGGGCAGGCTGGCCAGGTGAACTACTCTGCGGCAAAGGCAGGATTGATAGGTGCCTCAAAAGCCCTGGCCAGGGAACTCGCCCGAAGAAATATTCTGGTGAATGTGGTTTCACCGGGCCTGATTGAGACTGAAATGATTGACGACCTGCCGCTTGATAAGATCCTGCCGATGATTCCCATGGGCCGGGTCGGAACGGTTGAAGAGGTGTCAGGGGTTGTACGCTTCCTGCTGAGTGACGAGGCCAGTTACATGACAGGCCAGGTGTTGAGCGTTAACGGCGGGATGTACATGTAA
- a CDS encoding beta-ketoacyl synthase N-terminal-like domain-containing protein: MTVRVAEVFVSNLDELTVPVELSRQLRRADDFIRLAVVAGHNVLQQAAATEVAKERIGLFLGSAFGPMQTNFDVLDQVVSDQPVSPILFSHSVFNGAAGYLASVFGIKGCALTMTDFNLPFIRSLEQGIQAVEGGSLDCCLVLQIETYSRLLHDARKTHCPEDAEWQPGVVCWLLKAAAGADDGIVLKRVSSQQQLKGDDEIDAANRLRIVERLSLAEDVLEIRDPLGAAITLSSLMRDDGSAVAGKVISLESEHTTVELEFCS; this comes from the coding sequence ATGACGGTGCGGGTAGCAGAAGTGTTTGTGTCGAACCTGGATGAGCTGACTGTTCCGGTCGAGCTTTCAAGGCAATTGCGCAGGGCGGATGATTTCATTCGTCTGGCAGTGGTCGCCGGGCACAACGTGTTGCAGCAGGCGGCGGCAACAGAAGTGGCAAAAGAGCGGATTGGCCTTTTTCTCGGCTCGGCTTTCGGGCCCATGCAGACAAATTTTGATGTGCTCGACCAGGTCGTGAGCGACCAGCCGGTTTCGCCGATCCTCTTTTCTCACTCGGTCTTTAATGGAGCAGCCGGATATCTTGCCAGTGTCTTTGGCATTAAAGGCTGTGCTCTGACAATGACTGATTTCAATTTGCCCTTTATAAGGTCACTTGAGCAGGGCATCCAGGCAGTTGAAGGCGGTAGTCTTGACTGTTGTCTGGTATTGCAGATCGAAACCTACAGCCGTTTACTGCATGATGCCCGAAAAACACATTGTCCGGAAGATGCTGAGTGGCAACCGGGGGTGGTCTGCTGGTTGTTGAAAGCAGCTGCCGGAGCGGATGACGGGATCGTGCTGAAGAGGGTAAGCAGTCAGCAGCAACTAAAAGGTGACGACGAGATTGATGCGGCGAATCGACTGCGCATTGTCGAAAGGCTGAGCCTGGCCGAAGACGTCCTCGAGATCAGAGACCCGCTCGGAGCAGCGATCACCTTGAGTTCATTGATGCGAGACGACGGAAGTGCTGTTGCCGGGAAAGTGATATCACTTGAATCGGAGCACACCACGGTTGAACTCGAATTTTGTTCATAA
- a CDS encoding beta-ketoacyl-[acyl-carrier-protein] synthase family protein, which produces MSTSSVVISGTGCIAAVGNGCREAFAHLQQSKVRNVQVAEEYFTAPFTAPCFLVSTGRDGSGSMWQGLALKADNSSNRTIRLALTAIEEALLEAGVSLDRLAGKRVGIALGTTVGCTFHNERYYIDWKEQREPDSTALVTYLNANLAERIQRVLGVRGPRMVITNACASGTDAIGVAKSWLENDLCDIAIAGGVDELSRIACNGFRSLMLVADTSCTPFDKDRQGLNLGEGAGVFVLQREAEAAGNDPLGWVRGYGTAGDAHHPTAPHPQGEGLQRALALALKDAGCDPAGIALINAHGTGTLANDRAETNAISEMGFDAERTPVVSTKGATGHTLGAAGGIEAVFTLMALNVGKTNGTVGCSEQEADLAVRVLAQAETADLHGRIGISQSLAFGGSNSVLVIEGAGL; this is translated from the coding sequence ATGAGTACTTCGTCAGTTGTAATAAGTGGCACAGGCTGTATCGCCGCAGTCGGAAATGGTTGCAGGGAGGCATTTGCCCACCTGCAACAATCCAAAGTACGGAATGTCCAGGTGGCTGAGGAATATTTCACTGCTCCTTTTACTGCGCCCTGTTTTCTGGTTTCCACGGGCCGGGATGGTTCCGGCTCTATGTGGCAGGGACTGGCCTTGAAGGCGGATAACAGCAGCAACCGCACCATTCGACTTGCCTTGACGGCCATCGAAGAGGCATTGCTTGAAGCTGGCGTGAGTCTCGACAGGTTGGCAGGTAAAAGAGTTGGCATTGCCCTGGGAACCACGGTGGGCTGTACCTTTCATAACGAGCGCTATTACATTGACTGGAAAGAACAACGGGAACCGGACTCCACGGCGCTTGTAACCTATCTCAATGCTAATTTAGCAGAGAGGATTCAGCGTGTTCTGGGGGTACGCGGGCCGCGAATGGTTATCACCAATGCCTGTGCCTCAGGGACCGATGCGATCGGTGTTGCCAAAAGCTGGCTCGAGAATGATCTTTGCGATATCGCCATTGCCGGCGGTGTGGATGAACTTTCCCGCATTGCCTGTAATGGTTTCCGCAGCCTGATGCTGGTGGCCGATACCAGCTGTACCCCATTTGATAAGGACCGTCAGGGGCTGAATCTGGGAGAGGGGGCAGGTGTATTTGTGCTGCAACGTGAAGCCGAGGCCGCGGGGAATGATCCGCTTGGCTGGGTCAGGGGGTATGGTACTGCGGGTGATGCACATCACCCAACCGCGCCTCATCCGCAAGGCGAAGGACTGCAGCGGGCATTGGCACTGGCTCTCAAAGATGCCGGGTGCGACCCGGCCGGCATTGCCCTTATAAATGCCCATGGCACCGGTACACTGGCCAATGACAGAGCAGAGACAAATGCCATAAGCGAAATGGGTTTTGATGCAGAACGAACTCCTGTCGTTTCGACCAAAGGTGCCACCGGTCATACCCTTGGTGCTGCTGGTGGCATTGAGGCTGTCTTTACCCTGATGGCCCTGAACGTCGGGAAGACCAACGGCACGGTAGGTTGCAGTGAGCAGGAAGCTGACCTGGCTGTCCGGGTTCTGGCCCAAGCTGAAACGGCAGATCTGCATGGCCGGATTGGTATCAGCCAGTCTCTGGCGTTTGGTGGTTCAAACAGTGTTTTGGTGATAGAAGGGGCAGGGCTATGA
- a CDS encoding phosphopantetheine-binding protein, which produces MEDMKQQLKTIIIDELKIQGVTPADIGDKDPLFGDGLGLDSLDAVELVVVIQKHFGVQIADMDEGRKAFESVETLAAYITEHKN; this is translated from the coding sequence ATGGAAGACATGAAACAGCAGCTCAAAACAATCATCATCGACGAACTCAAAATCCAGGGTGTGACTCCTGCCGATATCGGTGACAAAGATCCCCTGTTTGGTGATGGTCTTGGTTTGGATTCCCTTGATGCCGTAGAGCTGGTGGTGGTGATTCAGAAGCATTTCGGTGTGCAGATAGCGGATATGGATGAAGGGCGAAAGGCGTTCGAGTCCGTTGAAACCCTGGCTGCGTATATAACCGAACACAAGAACTAA
- a CDS encoding lysophospholipid acyltransferase family protein, with amino-acid sequence MALKHLLQKLEALGHWFFYMIMRIFGPYGLIAARILLVPVILCYVVFSRKINKTITVYLKHRFPGEPGWKYFSHVFRNVYAFGSILVDRGWLGVNPRVNFDGTFEGLETLSKLITEGKGVVMITAHVGNWQTAFANLGDLGAKVHAMMQYDQQLVAKHYFDLQGTTPPFEIISVDDDFGGMIDAAAALSRGEIVTIMADRYVKGSSTEVDFLGAKVRLPDAAYVLAAASAAPVVVVLSAKTGVRSYQIKVWDHFYPEYATRDERQPMLKECASRYAKSLEKYLKRYPFQWYNFYNFWKQ; translated from the coding sequence TTGGCACTGAAGCATCTTCTGCAAAAACTTGAAGCACTGGGGCATTGGTTTTTCTATATGATCATGCGGATTTTTGGCCCGTATGGACTCATAGCAGCACGGATACTGCTGGTACCGGTGATTTTATGTTATGTGGTGTTCAGCCGTAAAATCAATAAGACAATTACGGTGTACCTCAAGCATCGTTTTCCGGGTGAGCCAGGGTGGAAATATTTCAGCCATGTTTTCAGAAATGTCTACGCGTTCGGCTCCATACTGGTGGATCGTGGTTGGCTTGGTGTGAACCCCAGGGTGAATTTTGATGGAACATTTGAAGGGCTTGAGACCCTTTCGAAGCTGATTACTGAAGGTAAGGGGGTGGTGATGATCACCGCCCATGTGGGTAACTGGCAGACAGCGTTTGCCAACCTTGGTGATCTGGGCGCCAAGGTCCATGCAATGATGCAATACGACCAGCAGCTGGTGGCCAAACATTATTTTGATTTGCAGGGGACTACTCCTCCTTTTGAAATAATCTCAGTGGATGATGACTTTGGTGGCATGATAGATGCGGCGGCCGCTCTTTCGCGGGGAGAGATTGTCACCATTATGGCCGACAGGTATGTAAAAGGTTCCAGCACAGAGGTCGATTTTCTTGGAGCAAAAGTACGTTTGCCCGATGCTGCCTATGTGCTGGCGGCAGCGTCAGCCGCCCCGGTGGTGGTGGTACTTTCAGCGAAAACGGGCGTCAGATCTTACCAGATCAAAGTGTGGGATCATTTTTATCCCGAGTATGCAACCAGGGATGAGAGACAGCCAATGCTCAAGGAGTGTGCATCCAGGTACGCGAAGTCTTTGGAGAAGTATCTTAAGCGATACCCTTTCCAGTGGTACAATTTTTATAATTTTTGGAAGCAATAA